From the genome of Gracilimonas sp., one region includes:
- a CDS encoding alpha/beta hydrolase, protein MGKDIFKNPGACNRQEEWYQRFLVRANLKVEFETVSTSFGESHVLLAGDPDNPPLICLHAMLTSSAHLLSEIRYLAGHYQLIIPDIPGYSVKAIPERLFFTDNSHSQWFTEVLDAFDLDSFNLFGISIGGYIAREFSTAFPDRVNKLVLLVPAGIVQASVVKGLMSMAIPMIKYKLNPSEDNMKSVAGFLLTSWDEDWGPFLIDSMNDFVTPKKIPSVATDEELQNLRMPVLAIAAQNDISFPGESLIERVQAHIPGVETELLKDTRHCPPTTEEFRRWLEHRLVKFLDR, encoded by the coding sequence GTGGGGAAAGATATTTTTAAAAATCCGGGAGCCTGTAACAGGCAGGAAGAATGGTATCAGCGGTTTTTGGTCAGAGCTAATCTGAAGGTAGAGTTTGAAACAGTATCCACTTCTTTTGGTGAAAGTCATGTTCTATTAGCCGGAGATCCTGACAACCCACCGCTGATTTGTCTGCATGCCATGCTCACCAGCTCAGCCCATTTACTTTCTGAAATCAGATATCTGGCCGGGCACTACCAGTTAATCATCCCTGATATTCCAGGCTATTCGGTGAAAGCTATTCCTGAGCGACTGTTTTTTACAGATAATAGTCATTCTCAATGGTTTACCGAAGTCTTGGATGCTTTTGATCTGGACAGCTTTAATTTATTTGGGATCAGTATTGGAGGATATATAGCCCGGGAGTTTTCAACTGCATTTCCTGATCGGGTAAATAAGCTTGTGCTATTGGTGCCGGCCGGTATTGTTCAGGCTTCAGTTGTAAAAGGGTTGATGAGCATGGCTATTCCTATGATCAAATATAAGCTGAATCCCTCTGAAGATAACATGAAGAGCGTTGCCGGCTTTCTGTTAACGAGCTGGGATGAAGACTGGGGACCTTTCCTGATCGATTCTATGAATGATTTTGTCACCCCAAAAAAGATACCTTCGGTTGCTACTGATGAAGAGCTTCAAAACCTGAGGATGCCGGTTCTTGCCATAGCTGCACAGAATGACATTTCGTTTCCTGGCGAGTCATTGATCGAAAGGGTACAGGCACATATTCCGGGCGTAGAAACAGAGCTGCTGAAAGATACCCGTCACTGCCCACCCACAACGGAAGAATTCAGAAGGTGGCTGGAACACCGCTTGGTGAAGTTTCTGGATAGATAA
- a CDS encoding intradiol ring-cleavage dioxygenase, with translation MQKILIPLLLFTVYSCSGFAQKSAVQHAKLVGGPCQGCEAVLDFGDRNLSSVDTLPEFESNEPKIKLTGTIYERDGVTPAGGVILFVHQTNRKGVYPTRGDETGWERNYGYIHGWVKTGADGRYTFYTFRPGEYGRQPAHIHPVVLEPNGKYYWLDAYFFDDDPRLDSDQRNPDSPRGGSSGVLSLEKENGILTGKRDFILGKNVSGYE, from the coding sequence ATGCAAAAAATACTTATACCGCTATTGTTATTTACTGTTTATTCATGTTCGGGCTTTGCGCAGAAGTCGGCTGTACAACATGCGAAGTTGGTGGGAGGTCCTTGTCAGGGTTGTGAAGCTGTACTTGATTTTGGAGACCGAAACCTGTCCTCAGTCGATACTTTACCCGAATTTGAAAGTAATGAGCCTAAAATAAAGTTAACCGGTACTATTTATGAACGTGATGGAGTAACTCCTGCCGGAGGTGTGATCCTGTTTGTACACCAAACAAACCGGAAGGGAGTATATCCAACCCGCGGCGATGAAACCGGCTGGGAGCGAAACTATGGGTATATCCATGGCTGGGTTAAAACCGGAGCAGATGGAAGATATACGTTTTACACGTTCAGACCTGGTGAATATGGTCGCCAACCTGCCCACATCCATCCAGTTGTTCTGGAACCGAATGGTAAATATTACTGGCTGGATGCCTACTTTTTTGATGATGACCCACGATTGGACTCTGACCAGAGAAATCCTGACTCGCCCCGGGGCGGGAGCAGTGGTGTGCTTTCGCTGGAAAAGGAGAATGGAATCCTGACAGGGAAGAGAGATTTTATCCTTGGAAAAAATGTTTCCGGCTATGAGTAG
- a CDS encoding YceI family protein, whose product MSRVMILAILCFLMVGTAEVYSAIQPPVQSQGDSSKVVNLQIDKERSVVKWRGTEMRGADSHEGILKLSDGVLKLENGVLVSGYFVADMHSIEVTDIPKSDPVPRRYLTEHLESEDFFHVEKYPTARFEITRTEDSGGVSLMITGNLSIRDVIKPVSFKAYKTINDSELVYRASFTIDRFEWNVSYHGSYWERISSIIDNNFVDAEMSINVRLVVSSVE is encoded by the coding sequence ATGAGTAGGGTCATGATTTTAGCCATACTTTGTTTTTTGATGGTTGGTACAGCGGAGGTTTACTCTGCGATACAGCCGCCCGTTCAGTCTCAGGGTGATTCTTCAAAAGTGGTAAACCTGCAAATTGATAAAGAGCGGTCGGTTGTGAAATGGAGAGGAACAGAAATGCGCGGTGCTGACAGTCATGAGGGAATACTAAAGTTGAGTGACGGAGTTCTGAAGCTTGAAAATGGAGTCTTGGTCAGCGGATATTTTGTGGCAGACATGCATTCCATCGAAGTGACGGATATCCCGAAAAGCGATCCGGTTCCAAGAAGGTATTTAACCGAGCATCTGGAAAGTGAGGATTTCTTTCATGTAGAAAAATATCCAACTGCCAGGTTTGAAATTACCCGAACGGAAGATTCAGGAGGAGTCAGCTTGATGATCACCGGAAACCTGTCGATAAGAGATGTGATAAAACCGGTGTCTTTTAAAGCTTATAAAACTATAAACGATAGCGAATTAGTTTACAGGGCTTCATTCACCATCGACCGTTTTGAGTGGAATGTTTCTTACCATGGGAGCTATTGGGAGCGAATATCCAGTATTATTGATAATAACTTTGTGGATGCAGAAATGTCGATAAATGTGAGGTTGGTTGTTTCTTCTGTGGAGTAA
- a CDS encoding potassium transporter TrkG codes for MAISATSNLNRAKIDFLVVLGVLGAFIFFMGFALLMPAFVDLYYGQDTWHSFLFSAAIAFVVGGALWYLFRPQDELRVREGFLIVSLTWLSLSLVGALPFVISGILPSFTDAVFETMSGLSTTGSTILGGTTSDGFQNPQIEDIPKSFLFWRSLAHWLGGMGIIVLSLAILPLLGIGGMQLFQAESPGPTADKLTPRVQETAKLLWGIYVAFTAAEFILLWLHPSMDWFEAINHAFATMATGGFSTKNASIEAFNSAYVDWVIIIFMYLAGINFAMHFRLIQGDRDSFFANREIRFYTLVIFIGILIISGSLWIIDNYDILDALRYGAFQVLAIVTTTGFGTDNYEVWNTVGAFFLFLLFFTGGCAGSTGGGIKMIRWMILIRNTAREIKQIIHPKAILPVRIGDQAINRNIQQTVLSFFILYIFIFAAGAFAISLFGYDIMSSIGASIAAIGNIGPGWGDFGPTDNFAGLPYLGKWILIMLMMVGRLEIFTVLIIFSPAFWKQ; via the coding sequence ATGGCTATTTCTGCAACCTCAAATCTGAACCGGGCTAAGATTGACTTCCTTGTTGTATTGGGAGTGTTGGGTGCGTTTATATTTTTTATGGGATTTGCCCTGCTGATGCCCGCCTTTGTTGATCTCTATTACGGACAAGATACCTGGCATTCTTTTCTTTTTTCTGCAGCTATCGCTTTTGTGGTTGGAGGTGCTTTATGGTATTTATTCCGCCCACAGGATGAGCTCAGGGTTCGGGAAGGTTTTCTTATTGTAAGCCTGACCTGGCTATCGCTGTCTTTGGTGGGCGCTCTCCCCTTTGTGATTTCCGGCATTCTCCCCTCCTTTACGGACGCTGTTTTCGAAACCATGAGTGGATTATCGACCACAGGTTCAACTATCCTGGGAGGCACAACCAGCGATGGTTTTCAGAATCCTCAGATTGAAGATATCCCAAAAAGCTTTTTGTTCTGGCGATCGCTGGCTCACTGGCTGGGTGGAATGGGAATTATCGTACTCTCACTGGCCATCTTGCCTCTACTTGGAATTGGAGGAATGCAGCTATTTCAGGCTGAATCTCCAGGGCCTACCGCCGACAAGCTCACACCGCGTGTACAGGAAACAGCCAAGTTACTCTGGGGTATTTATGTAGCCTTTACTGCCGCCGAGTTTATTTTACTCTGGCTGCACCCTTCCATGGATTGGTTTGAAGCTATTAATCATGCTTTCGCGACGATGGCTACCGGAGGTTTCTCCACCAAAAATGCCAGTATCGAAGCGTTCAACTCAGCCTACGTCGATTGGGTGATCATCATTTTCATGTATTTAGCCGGGATTAACTTTGCCATGCATTTCCGGCTTATTCAGGGTGATAGAGATTCCTTTTTCGCGAACCGTGAAATCCGTTTTTACACACTGGTTATTTTTATCGGGATCCTCATTATCTCCGGCTCTCTCTGGATTATCGATAATTACGACATTCTTGATGCCCTGCGGTATGGAGCATTCCAGGTACTTGCTATTGTAACTACCACTGGATTCGGTACCGATAATTATGAAGTATGGAACACCGTTGGCGCCTTTTTTCTCTTCCTGCTCTTTTTTACCGGAGGATGTGCCGGTTCAACCGGAGGTGGAATCAAGATGATTCGATGGATGATCCTGATTCGAAATACCGCCCGTGAAATCAAGCAAATCATCCACCCTAAAGCCATCCTTCCTGTACGAATCGGAGATCAGGCTATCAACCGGAATATTCAGCAGACCGTATTAAGCTTTTTTATTCTGTATATCTTCATATTTGCTGCCGGAGCTTTTGCCATTAGTTTATTCGGCTACGATATCATGTCATCCATTGGAGCAAGTATTGCCGCTATAGGAAATATTGGTCCCGGTTGGGGTGATTTTGGTCCTACCGATAACTTTGCCGGACTTCCTTACCTTGGTAAATGGATTTTAATCATGCTGATGATGGTGGGTCGCCTCGAAATTTTCACCGTCCTGATTATCTTCTCTCCTGCCTTCTGGAAACAATAA
- the trkA gene encoding Trk system potassium transporter TrkA: protein MKIVIIGAGEIGYDLASVLSSEKHDVTVLDREKECLNRVAESLDVLTIEGNATSVKDLVKANVGEADILISVTSIDEVNMISGMIGKRLGAKMVIARIRSDEFSAENAPLTPSDLGIDVMIHPELSAAQEIAQLLKRSSASDVINLAENRMQLIGIRLEPNSPLIGKSLNEYSAAHSDVTFRVVAIGRRGRTIIPNGSVKLQKYDQMFVLAKTENIPFIIETTGKKETELNSVMIAGGSAMGAMIARILCADPSKNWSIKLIEPDYDTAEELAIELKEVMVLNGNPTDPDLLATEGISEMDAFIAVTDDEESNIISCLMAKHLEVKKTVALVSKPDFIPLAQTIGLDAVINKKVAASNEIHRYVRRGRVISVTELRGIKAEVIELQANEDSKITQKPIKKLRLPEGCVIGGVLCDGSVEIATGETEVKANDRVMIFCLPSAIDKVTKLFQ from the coding sequence TTGAAGATTGTTATTATTGGTGCCGGGGAGATTGGCTATGATCTTGCCAGTGTACTTTCATCAGAAAAACATGACGTTACCGTATTAGACCGGGAGAAGGAATGCCTAAACCGGGTAGCCGAGTCTCTCGATGTACTCACCATAGAAGGAAACGCCACCTCCGTCAAAGATTTGGTAAAAGCCAATGTGGGAGAAGCAGATATCCTGATTTCGGTTACCAGTATTGACGAGGTAAACATGATTTCAGGGATGATCGGGAAACGGCTGGGCGCAAAAATGGTAATAGCCCGGATTCGCAGCGACGAATTTTCTGCCGAAAATGCCCCTCTCACCCCTTCTGATCTGGGCATCGACGTGATGATTCACCCCGAGCTGAGTGCCGCACAGGAAATCGCTCAGCTTCTAAAGCGATCATCAGCCAGTGATGTTATTAACCTCGCTGAAAATCGCATGCAGCTGATTGGAATCAGGCTGGAACCTAATTCGCCTTTGATTGGAAAATCTTTGAATGAATATTCTGCAGCTCATTCAGATGTGACTTTCCGTGTTGTAGCTATTGGCCGGCGGGGACGAACTATTATCCCAAACGGTTCGGTAAAGCTTCAAAAATATGACCAGATGTTTGTGCTGGCTAAAACGGAGAACATCCCTTTTATCATTGAAACAACCGGAAAAAAGGAGACAGAACTGAATTCCGTTATGATTGCCGGTGGTTCTGCCATGGGAGCTATGATTGCCCGTATTCTGTGTGCCGACCCATCCAAGAACTGGTCCATCAAGCTGATTGAACCTGACTACGATACCGCTGAAGAACTCGCCATTGAGCTCAAAGAAGTGATGGTTTTAAACGGAAATCCTACCGACCCGGATTTACTGGCTACCGAAGGCATCAGCGAGATGGATGCATTTATTGCTGTTACAGATGACGAAGAATCGAATATTATTTCTTGCCTGATGGCCAAACACCTGGAAGTGAAAAAGACGGTTGCTCTGGTTTCTAAACCTGATTTCATTCCCCTGGCCCAAACCATCGGCCTTGATGCAGTAATCAACAAAAAAGTAGCGGCTTCTAACGAAATTCATCGGTATGTGCGCCGCGGACGGGTTATTTCGGTTACCGAACTAAGAGGTATAAAAGCTGAAGTTATTGAACTTCAGGCCAACGAAGACTCAAAAATCACTCAAAAACCCATTAAAAAATTGCGGCTGCCGGAAGGTTGCGTAATTGGTGGTGTATTATGTGACGGATCGGTTGAAATTGCCACCGGTGAGACAGAAGTAAAAGCTAACGACCGGGTCATGATATTCTGCCTGCCATCAGCCATCGATAAAGTAACCAAGCTATTCCAATAA
- a CDS encoding PKD domain-containing protein: protein MKRITISTYLLLLFVLCPFVSVQAQELFLSISGTNTDFKSGDSRHQYDIWIKPEANAPKAMLQLYDAGIGGTIDQITTPNANTTTSYRIYTFDELYSLDGNQVVEKQKNESVLETLSVKNEERFKGRWINFFVLNEEAENGYIVRVTTDGGNDVNNFDLRVMNTVGEPLRNQPWKIITIDLAIGFFDMPPDQSLQIKPHNPGFIIPELVIDGEEDSKVEITDALGNTYPFNQPGNRIPESNLGIENEWAVNISGSKQILNNIAIYGKEQPTLWLYEEQFSSTEKPEFEIQTTTANNCTDKIFRLSSNLFSQRDMQNAQWKVDGRTVATGFSPTIPFSVRGNQTVSVMIPNPVSSALPEYWIASTEVNITSPPIARLYSPKEIIAPEEVITLSAEESYDLGREELNYTWFINGRPAGNGPTFDFSSPDEGSYIISVRVNNGGDIIRCNNSQRQIRIRVNSQPYAEIEYDSTFQTGQYLTFSVANDKDINNDSLSFEWEGLGVVSSDITAREVVISHMATGTFEVSLTVDDNTNTENSSYTITRNYTVIPPVRNIQPVSQDSSVADTIRAKPITENIKTNDEVIAEDSVVNSALAFEPDSFISAPRISSASKVGFTVNDSLTTAADTGSVVYEWDFGDGTVATGIQPSHLYEKPGTYAVNVSIRKGDEIQKKRHVIVINEYPVASFNVADTLAAGHSFRVDGTQSIDNDGFVTNYQWYIDGVPAASGPSPSLMISDPGEHTISLRVQDNSGHENAQDLSSKDVWVNHAPVLKWNTSPDKIAPGDEVTLNASESYDPDGEIREMIWTFADGTEIKGSEVRKRFDESGPHYFTLTATDNQGLANSSISKEGMVNINHEPYIITEKVVRSNSLDIKLDASETYDVDNDQVFFEWTLPDGSKRNEASFSWRAPEFGVHIVGLTVHDGLGLSNSTNQETIRILVNRPVEANVDSLIATCSGKTVLFNSSSSFDPDGNNFDVTWYFGNGDISKEANPSYIYDAPGVYEARLELSDGITEEKTIAKIPVIVEGSPVAKMNISDTTICVNTALNLDGSNSLDPSGALPSLVWSLGDGTTESGPKVQHVYTEPGIYPLTLTVEGSGSAQCGNTNQVRANVRVIQGPNAVFDLQEWATPGDVITLDGSASSADDDIINAEWRIEYVADGSLETVQGLQASHQFTEPGEYLVTLFLQTNSSTSCNSVTLTKSLKVNAAPKIVWELAETVPAGSDLNLNALQSEDPDGFIKEYNWYLDGELISKNASEIIKTVEPGNHTVVLEVKDNSPSENNKARMEKTFFANSAPHPKITVPGKVYLNREVRLSGSPDTDRDGDQLTSLWKVNNRVIADSAFTPTELRKYRITYVQDDGRGVSNSVDSAVVEIIPVGHPDISPEYPSRISLGGSISISDLKIPDQNDWKFVYSGQFQDIWTANSPGADSLHLMWFFEDRPTSSVKFPIVVSEPLQFVSASDTLRNAEWNPANPFTVIRAPEVNRDVSQVKFTWLRDGEEVGVGYRINLPVQKGENRFTVRVRDLQVKQSSPVETEMVIITE from the coding sequence ATGAAAAGAATCACCATAAGCACATATCTTCTGCTCCTTTTTGTGTTATGTCCGTTTGTATCGGTACAGGCACAGGAATTATTTCTCTCGATATCAGGAACGAATACAGATTTCAAAAGCGGTGACAGCAGGCATCAATACGATATTTGGATAAAACCAGAAGCCAATGCACCAAAGGCCATGCTTCAGCTTTATGATGCAGGTATTGGTGGAACCATTGATCAGATTACTACACCGAATGCCAACACAACTACTTCCTACCGTATTTATACATTTGATGAACTGTATTCACTTGATGGAAATCAGGTTGTTGAAAAGCAGAAGAATGAATCGGTCTTAGAAACACTCTCCGTAAAAAATGAAGAACGTTTTAAAGGACGGTGGATTAACTTTTTCGTACTCAATGAAGAGGCTGAAAATGGATATATCGTAAGGGTTACTACTGATGGCGGCAATGATGTAAATAATTTTGACCTCCGTGTAATGAATACCGTTGGCGAACCCCTCAGAAATCAACCCTGGAAAATTATTACCATTGATCTGGCTATTGGATTTTTTGACATGCCACCTGATCAAAGTTTGCAGATTAAGCCCCACAACCCCGGTTTCATAATACCAGAACTGGTTATTGACGGAGAAGAAGACAGCAAGGTTGAAATAACCGATGCTTTAGGTAATACCTATCCATTCAATCAGCCTGGTAACCGCATCCCTGAAAGCAACCTCGGTATAGAGAATGAATGGGCAGTGAATATAAGCGGATCCAAACAAATCCTGAATAACATTGCAATATATGGGAAGGAACAACCAACCCTGTGGCTTTATGAAGAACAGTTCTCATCAACTGAAAAACCTGAATTTGAGATACAAACTACCACTGCAAACAATTGTACAGATAAAATATTCAGGCTCAGCAGTAATTTATTTTCACAGCGGGACATGCAAAATGCTCAGTGGAAAGTTGATGGAAGAACGGTAGCTACCGGCTTTTCCCCTACTATTCCTTTTTCTGTGAGAGGAAACCAAACTGTCAGTGTGATGATACCAAATCCGGTATCATCTGCATTGCCGGAATACTGGATTGCATCAACTGAAGTTAATATTACTTCACCTCCTATTGCCAGACTTTACAGCCCTAAGGAAATTATTGCTCCGGAGGAGGTTATTACTTTGTCAGCCGAGGAGTCGTACGATTTAGGCAGGGAAGAATTGAACTACACATGGTTTATAAATGGACGGCCAGCTGGAAACGGACCTACTTTTGATTTTTCATCACCCGATGAAGGTTCTTATATCATCTCAGTGAGAGTTAATAACGGAGGGGATATCATAAGATGTAACAACAGTCAGCGCCAAATCCGGATAAGAGTCAACTCCCAGCCCTATGCCGAAATTGAATATGATTCAACATTCCAAACCGGACAATACCTTACCTTTTCTGTCGCTAATGATAAGGATATAAACAACGACTCCCTGAGCTTTGAATGGGAAGGATTGGGTGTTGTCAGCAGTGACATCACAGCTCGTGAAGTGGTGATCAGCCATATGGCTACCGGTACTTTTGAAGTGTCCCTAACGGTTGATGATAATACAAACACAGAAAATTCCAGTTACACGATCACCCGGAACTATACCGTCATCCCTCCTGTGAGAAATATTCAGCCGGTATCTCAGGATTCATCAGTTGCTGACACTATCCGGGCAAAACCAATAACTGAAAATATTAAAACGAATGATGAAGTAATCGCAGAAGATAGCGTAGTTAATAGCGCCTTAGCATTTGAACCTGATTCTTTCATTAGTGCACCCCGTATTTCTTCAGCTTCAAAAGTAGGTTTTACAGTAAACGACTCTCTCACAACTGCTGCTGATACTGGTTCTGTTGTGTACGAATGGGACTTTGGCGATGGAACGGTAGCTACCGGAATTCAACCCTCACATTTATATGAAAAGCCCGGCACCTATGCCGTAAACGTAAGTATTAGAAAGGGTGATGAAATCCAGAAAAAACGTCACGTAATCGTAATCAATGAATATCCGGTTGCCTCTTTTAACGTTGCTGATACTTTAGCTGCAGGACACAGTTTCCGGGTTGATGGAACTCAAAGTATCGATAATGACGGTTTTGTTACCAATTATCAATGGTATATAGATGGGGTTCCTGCTGCAAGCGGCCCCAGCCCTTCGCTTATGATTAGCGATCCCGGAGAGCATACTATTTCCCTGAGGGTTCAGGACAACTCCGGACACGAGAATGCCCAGGATCTTTCCAGTAAAGATGTATGGGTTAATCATGCCCCTGTTCTTAAATGGAATACCAGTCCTGATAAAATTGCACCGGGCGATGAGGTTACTTTGAACGCATCAGAATCCTATGATCCGGATGGGGAGATCCGGGAAATGATCTGGACCTTCGCTGATGGCACCGAAATTAAAGGCTCAGAAGTTCGGAAACGATTTGATGAAAGCGGGCCTCATTACTTTACCCTGACAGCCACTGATAACCAGGGATTGGCCAACTCATCAATATCCAAAGAGGGAATGGTAAATATTAACCATGAACCTTATATCATCACAGAGAAAGTAGTTCGTTCAAATTCTCTGGATATAAAATTAGACGCTTCTGAAACCTATGACGTTGACAACGATCAGGTATTTTTTGAGTGGACACTTCCCGACGGTTCTAAAAGAAATGAAGCCAGTTTCAGCTGGAGAGCTCCTGAGTTCGGTGTACATATCGTAGGCTTAACCGTTCATGACGGACTGGGTTTATCGAATAGCACCAATCAGGAAACCATACGAATACTAGTCAATCGCCCTGTTGAAGCCAATGTCGATTCGCTGATCGCAACCTGTAGTGGAAAAACCGTTCTGTTTAACAGTTCAAGCAGTTTTGACCCGGATGGAAATAACTTTGATGTAACCTGGTACTTTGGTAACGGAGACATTTCTAAAGAAGCTAATCCCTCTTACATTTATGATGCTCCCGGGGTTTACGAAGCCAGACTTGAACTCAGTGACGGAATCACCGAAGAAAAAACGATTGCAAAAATACCCGTGATCGTTGAAGGTTCTCCCGTTGCCAAAATGAATATAAGCGACACAACCATTTGTGTTAATACAGCTCTGAATCTTGACGGCTCAAATAGTCTCGATCCATCGGGCGCCCTTCCCTCTTTGGTTTGGAGCCTGGGAGACGGAACCACTGAAAGTGGCCCTAAAGTGCAGCATGTATACACAGAACCAGGTATTTACCCGCTCACATTAACGGTTGAAGGTTCAGGTTCAGCTCAGTGCGGAAATACAAACCAGGTGCGGGCTAATGTCCGGGTTATTCAAGGCCCCAATGCCGTTTTTGATTTGCAGGAATGGGCAACTCCGGGAGATGTCATCACCCTTGATGGGAGTGCTTCTTCGGCCGACGATGATATCATCAATGCCGAATGGAGAATTGAATATGTAGCTGACGGTTCACTCGAAACCGTTCAAGGCCTGCAGGCAAGTCACCAGTTTACTGAACCTGGGGAGTATCTGGTTACCTTGTTCTTGCAAACAAATTCTTCGACCAGTTGTAATTCGGTAACCCTGACGAAATCCTTAAAAGTAAATGCGGCTCCAAAAATTGTATGGGAGCTTGCTGAAACAGTTCCGGCCGGTTCGGACCTGAACCTGAATGCTCTTCAATCAGAAGATCCTGACGGTTTTATCAAAGAATATAATTGGTATCTGGATGGTGAATTAATTAGCAAAAATGCATCTGAAATCATCAAAACGGTAGAACCGGGTAATCATACGGTAGTCCTTGAAGTGAAAGACAATTCTCCTTCCGAAAATAACAAGGCACGTATGGAGAAAACCTTTTTCGCTAACAGCGCTCCCCACCCTAAGATTACTGTTCCAGGAAAAGTATACCTGAATCGGGAGGTCAGGCTTTCGGGAAGTCCTGACACCGACAGGGATGGAGATCAATTAACCAGTCTGTGGAAAGTCAACAACCGTGTTATTGCTGACTCTGCTTTCACCCCTACTGAACTTCGAAAATACCGGATCACTTATGTTCAGGATGATGGGCGAGGAGTTTCAAATTCTGTTGATTCGGCTGTGGTGGAAATTATCCCTGTTGGTCACCCTGATATCTCACCTGAATATCCATCCCGGATAAGCCTTGGAGGCAGTATTTCCATCAGCGATCTTAAAATACCTGATCAAAATGACTGGAAGTTCGTGTATAGCGGACAGTTTCAGGATATTTGGACGGCCAATTCACCGGGTGCCGACAGCCTCCATTTAATGTGGTTTTTTGAAGACCGCCCAACCTCATCGGTTAAATTCCCAATCGTGGTATCCGAACCACTTCAGTTTGTTTCCGCTTCGGATACCCTTCGGAATGCTGAGTGGAATCCGGCTAATCCCTTTACTGTAATCAGAGCTCCCGAAGTTAACCGGGACGTTTCACAAGTCAAATTTACCTGGCTGCGTGATGGTGAAGAAGTGGGCGTGGGATATCGAATTAACCTGCCGGTTCAGAAAGGAGAAAATCGTTTTACCGTGAGAGTGAGAGACCTGCAGGTGAAACAATCATCACCCGTTGAAACCGAAATGGTTATTATCACTGAATAG